In bacterium, a single genomic region encodes these proteins:
- a CDS encoding phage holin family protein: MFLQLKYALAAVLAAIVALLGGWSPLLTGLLVLQFLDIASGIAAAIPEGRVSSCVGWRGLSKKVATWLAVFLLAQVDCLTGAGLHLRDAGAMWYCAIEAISVTENLGEAGVPLPQVLVDAIAVLRGKGEGPAS; this comes from the coding sequence ATGTTCTTGCAATTGAAGTACGCTCTAGCCGCCGTGCTCGCTGCCATCGTCGCCCTACTCGGAGGCTGGAGTCCGTTGCTCACAGGTCTGTTAGTCCTACAGTTTCTAGACATAGCATCGGGCATAGCCGCAGCCATCCCAGAGGGTAGGGTATCCTCGTGCGTGGGGTGGCGCGGTCTGAGCAAGAAAGTAGCAACGTGGCTGGCCGTATTCCTGCTGGCCCAAGTTGACTGCCTTACGGGTGCGGGGCTGCACCTGCGAGACGCCGGTGCCATGTGGTACTGTGCCATCGAGGCGATCAGCGTGACGGAGAACCTAGGCGAGGCGGGTGTACCGCTACCGCAGGTGCTAGTGGATGCCATCGCAGTGCTCAGGGGGAAGGGGGAAGGGCCCGCTAGTTAG
- a CDS encoding DNA polymerase III subunit beta encodes MDNPTLDVQVLSGDLRAALANVKRAINPRSSLPILTYGMVETDNGRLTLRGTNLEVAISQTISAKVAGEGRAVIPVHQLAASLPAKPAGPVRITANGQDVSVTLPGGAVLNYHTEAPEDYPSPVRPPDREPDAYWAGQELARAASVVARAAAPDQERPILAGVQVEFGEGRATMAAADSFRLALYHLEAGATGPKRSIIVPAASLRILAQLIGRPAKLAVDNEPVSMWILEERSQVVFSSGPWVLVSQLVKGVFPDYRQIIPHTSTAHVIPTGELLNAVKVMRPMAKQANGILRFASTDQKPGTLGVSAVASGEGEGVVWVRTDSPLPYRFALNSKYALDALETIGTDRLILGLNGGPSSPVTIQPTDGELLTWVIMPMYVAD; translated from the coding sequence ATGGACAACCCAACCCTCGACGTTCAGGTGCTATCGGGCGACCTTCGCGCCGCACTGGCGAACGTGAAGCGGGCGATCAACCCGCGCTCTAGTCTCCCCATACTCACCTATGGCATGGTCGAGACTGACAACGGGCGGCTCACCCTGCGCGGCACGAACCTGGAGGTAGCAATCTCGCAGACTATCAGCGCTAAGGTAGCGGGCGAAGGTCGCGCCGTTATCCCCGTGCATCAGTTGGCCGCCTCGCTCCCCGCCAAACCCGCCGGGCCGGTGCGTATCACAGCCAACGGTCAGGACGTATCCGTTACGCTGCCGGGCGGCGCAGTGCTCAACTATCACACCGAGGCGCCGGAGGACTATCCGTCTCCGGTGCGCCCGCCCGATCGTGAGCCTGACGCCTACTGGGCCGGGCAGGAGTTGGCCCGTGCCGCCTCGGTAGTGGCCCGCGCCGCCGCACCCGACCAGGAGCGCCCGATATTGGCGGGTGTACAAGTGGAGTTTGGCGAAGGCCGGGCCACTATGGCAGCCGCCGACAGCTTCCGGCTTGCACTCTATCACCTGGAGGCCGGTGCCACCGGGCCAAAGCGCAGCATCATCGTCCCCGCCGCTTCACTGCGGATACTGGCGCAACTAATCGGCAGGCCCGCCAAGCTGGCAGTAGATAACGAGCCAGTCAGCATGTGGATACTGGAGGAGCGGAGCCAGGTCGTGTTCTCTAGTGGCCCCTGGGTACTGGTATCGCAGCTGGTGAAGGGAGTGTTCCCCGACTATCGCCAGATCATCCCTCACACTAGCACGGCGCACGTCATCCCAACGGGCGAATTGCTGAACGCCGTCAAGGTTATGCGCCCGATGGCGAAGCAGGCCAACGGCATACTCCGCTTTGCCTCGACTGACCAGAAGCCCGGCACGCTCGGAGTCTCGGCAGTGGCAAGCGGCGAAGGCGAGGGCGTGGTATGGGTGCGGACTGATAGCCCGCTGCCCTATCGCTTCGCCCTCAATAGTAAGTACGCCCTTGACGCACTGGAGACTATCGGCACTGACCGCCTGATACTGGGCCTCAATGGCGGGCCATCCTCGCCGGTCACGATCCAGCCTACTGACGGGGAACTGCTGACCTGGGTCATCATGCCCATGTATGTGGCCGACTAG
- a CDS encoding AAA family ATPase produces the protein MSDVVGPYDLHIEGDDYVFTWDGGVVEARLSRLSEGKGETSAEIMVSTTMPPAAGVLEWGRINLSAMSTRASLAKQLAARCPGFDWQGALLQVSARAVKIRREGEPTIDLRDVQPRDTRWLLWPYIEYGGPTVMFADGGTGKSVLALAMGYSVATGKPLLGTPKAEPKGVLYLDWETDSWTHAERLRAIHTEYAFEEELPTIRYKRMVGSLADSATQLRAEVSRWGIGLTIVDSLSLASGGPLEESASATTFFDAVRSLNTCILAISHVSKGSMQPDNKGKSNPFGSIYWRNTARIAWFLESAREEGSDVTKVRFENVKSNNGRIQNQHGYRLAFHNKGPEGEQTLMGVSIKKIDLTEEPEFAGKLSWAQRLMSALSHGRMTTGEVAEALDVVDNTVVSKELSKLKNTGKVIRLADSTWALAAK, from the coding sequence GTGAGCGACGTGGTGGGCCCTTACGACCTGCACATAGAGGGCGATGACTACGTTTTCACCTGGGATGGCGGGGTAGTGGAGGCCCGCCTATCCCGTCTCTCCGAGGGCAAGGGCGAGACTTCTGCTGAGATCATGGTATCCACCACCATGCCCCCGGCAGCCGGGGTGCTAGAGTGGGGGCGCATCAACCTAAGCGCCATGAGTACACGGGCGAGCCTAGCCAAGCAACTGGCCGCCCGTTGCCCTGGCTTCGACTGGCAAGGGGCGCTGCTCCAGGTGAGCGCGAGAGCCGTCAAGATACGCCGAGAGGGCGAGCCGACCATAGACCTGCGGGATGTGCAGCCTCGTGACACTCGCTGGCTGCTCTGGCCCTACATCGAATACGGTGGGCCGACCGTCATGTTCGCCGACGGCGGCACGGGTAAGTCAGTCCTGGCGCTGGCGATGGGCTACAGCGTAGCGACAGGCAAGCCTCTCCTGGGTACGCCCAAGGCCGAGCCGAAGGGAGTGCTCTACCTAGACTGGGAAACCGACAGTTGGACACACGCCGAGCGGTTACGCGCGATCCACACTGAGTATGCGTTCGAGGAAGAATTACCGACCATCCGTTACAAGCGCATGGTTGGGAGCCTAGCAGACAGCGCCACTCAGCTAAGAGCAGAAGTCTCCCGTTGGGGCATAGGCTTGACAATCGTTGACTCGCTCTCGTTGGCATCGGGCGGGCCGCTTGAGGAAAGCGCCTCGGCCACCACGTTCTTCGACGCCGTTCGCTCGCTCAACACCTGCATCCTGGCCATTAGCCATGTAAGCAAGGGGAGTATGCAGCCCGACAATAAGGGCAAGAGCAACCCCTTCGGCAGTATATATTGGCGAAACACGGCTAGGATCGCCTGGTTTCTTGAGTCGGCACGGGAGGAAGGATCGGACGTGACCAAGGTTCGCTTTGAGAACGTGAAGAGCAACAACGGGCGCATTCAGAATCAGCACGGCTATCGCCTGGCGTTCCACAACAAGGGGCCGGAGGGCGAGCAAACCCTGATGGGCGTCAGCATCAAGAAGATAGACTTGACCGAGGAACCGGAGTTCGCTGGCAAGCTGTCCTGGGCACAACGCCTCATGTCCGCCCTGTCACACGGGCGCATGACCACCGGAGAGGTGGCCGAAGCCCTGGACGTGGTGGACAACACGGTAGTATCCAAGGAACTGAGCAAACTGAAGAACACCGGGAAGGTGATTCGCCTGGCCGATAGCACCTGGGCGTTGGCGGCTAAGTGA
- a CDS encoding single-stranded DNA-binding protein, producing MPNHESISIIGHIGRDAEVKATRTGKMVCSFSVAVSRRGKDEEDSTNWYRVSMWGDRGEKLAQYLLAGKQVFVMGRPGLSVYTDKQGNAKGTIEIMADDVQLLGRKDDTPDRPQRRVQDEDIPF from the coding sequence GTGCCTAACCACGAGAGCATCAGCATCATCGGCCACATCGGCAGAGACGCCGAAGTGAAGGCGACGAGGACGGGCAAGATGGTGTGCTCGTTCTCGGTAGCCGTGAGCAGGCGGGGCAAGGACGAGGAAGACTCGACCAACTGGTATCGGGTCAGCATGTGGGGGGATCGGGGCGAGAAGCTGGCTCAATACCTACTCGCTGGCAAGCAGGTATTCGTGATGGGACGACCGGGCCTGAGCGTCTACACCGACAAGCAGGGCAACGCCAAGGGCACTATCGAGATCATGGCCGATGACGTTCAACTGCTAGGGCGCAAGGATGACACGCCAGACAGGCCGCAGCGACGAGTACAGGATGAGGACATCCCCTTCTAG
- a CDS encoding DUF5131 family protein, which translates to MNRQGAGKISWCDYTWNPVTGCRRGCDYCYARKTYERFGMSFEPTLHEERLGEPAKVATPSKIFVCSVADLFGPWVPDEWIGAVLRAADDAPWHTYQYLTKYPLALEDMVWMDRDWVGATAIDNETAGRALAALANTQAKTRFLSAEPLMGPIDLMMRHDPGSLEWLIIGAMTGPGATPPKREWVQGLIDQARTAGVPVWLKENLRWPETIQEWPKGTE; encoded by the coding sequence GTGAACCGACAAGGGGCTGGGAAGATAAGCTGGTGCGACTACACCTGGAATCCTGTCACCGGCTGCCGTCGCGGCTGTGACTACTGCTATGCCCGTAAGACCTACGAGCGGTTTGGCATGAGCTTCGAGCCGACGCTGCATGAGGAGCGGCTAGGTGAACCGGCGAAGGTAGCGACGCCTAGCAAGATATTCGTGTGTTCGGTGGCCGACCTATTCGGCCCGTGGGTGCCAGATGAGTGGATCGGGGCGGTGTTGCGTGCGGCAGACGACGCGCCCTGGCACACCTACCAATATCTCACCAAATATCCCCTCGCCCTAGAGGACATGGTATGGATGGATAGGGATTGGGTAGGGGCTACGGCTATCGACAATGAGACGGCGGGGCGAGCGCTGGCGGCGCTGGCTAACACCCAGGCCAAGACGCGGTTCCTGAGCGCCGAGCCGCTTATGGGGCCGATAGACCTAATGATGCGGCATGACCCTGGGTCGCTGGAGTGGCTCATCATCGGCGCGATGACAGGGCCGGGCGCGACGCCGCCGAAGCGCGAGTGGGTACAAGGGCTGATAGACCAGGCGCGGACAGCGGGCGTGCCCGTGTGGCTTAAAGAGAACCTGCGATGGCCAGAGACGATCCAGGAATGGCCGAAGGGGACAGAGTGA
- a CDS encoding DUF5681 domain-containing protein, translating to MDGESTSGSTRALPEALERNLWKPGQSGNPGGRPKDQARLMAAALRTVSEEDVTAIFRSLIRMATSKRPSVKAAEVVLAYTLGKPTQTVDLNPGDGTALSFVIVRRDDPALAPPADDVDGSVRLLDEPPADG from the coding sequence ATAGACGGTGAGAGCACCAGCGGCAGCACCAGAGCACTACCGGAAGCGCTAGAGAGGAACCTATGGAAGCCGGGTCAGTCGGGGAACCCGGGAGGGAGGCCTAAGGATCAGGCGCGCCTGATGGCGGCTGCGCTACGGACGGTGAGCGAGGAGGACGTCACTGCCATCTTCCGTAGCCTGATCAGGATGGCCACCAGCAAGCGCCCATCGGTAAAAGCGGCGGAAGTGGTGTTGGCCTATACGCTGGGCAAGCCTACTCAAACGGTGGACCTGAACCCGGGAGATGGTACGGCTCTCTCCTTCGTGATTGTTCGCCGAGACGATCCCGCCCTTGCTCCACCTGCCGATGATGTAGACGGTTCGGTTCGCCTACTCGACGAGCCACCGGCTGACGGCTGA
- a CDS encoding DegT/DnrJ/EryC1/StrS family aminotransferase has translation MAIRYPLARADYGEAEEECVLDWMRNCQGPKWRAYIEGCEGWFCKTYGRKHALYTSSCDAALYLAYRAAFELTSNRIVVMPDLTFGATANAAARAGLTVTTEDVDPDTWTVRAWTESGSYIYTPVHLFGNVATVPTERAIVDAAEALGTDDVGRHGWIACFSFNGSKNLGAGEGGLLLTDDDQVYDIAKLLWDQGRRGKSFNHERVGLNARPNPIGAALLCGQLDRIEELTEKKEDLNTWYRETLDGWRFQEEAQGDVFPAWWLTNVLLPEGVDPDAVHDKLLDRGIETRRMFRPISGQLIHDHRGERHARRTRPNSWYIYDHALSLPSAVQMTRDDVAEVSKALKEAVDAIR, from the coding sequence GTGGCAATCCGCTACCCCCTCGCCCGTGCCGACTATGGCGAGGCTGAAGAGGAATGTGTTCTCGATTGGATGCGGAACTGCCAGGGGCCAAAGTGGCGTGCCTACATCGAGGGCTGCGAAGGCTGGTTCTGCAAAACCTATGGCCGCAAGCACGCCTTGTACACGTCCAGTTGTGATGCCGCCTTGTACTTGGCCTACCGTGCCGCCTTCGAACTCACGAGCAACCGCATTGTGGTGATGCCCGACCTGACGTTCGGGGCCACCGCCAACGCCGCCGCCCGTGCTGGCCTGACCGTCACGACTGAGGATGTAGACCCCGACACCTGGACGGTACGGGCGTGGACGGAGAGCGGCAGTTACATCTACACCCCCGTTCACCTGTTCGGGAACGTGGCTACCGTGCCAACAGAGCGGGCCATCGTGGATGCAGCCGAAGCCCTGGGCACTGATGATGTGGGGCGGCACGGGTGGATCGCGTGCTTCTCCTTCAACGGCAGCAAGAACCTGGGCGCTGGCGAGGGCGGCCTGCTGCTGACCGACGACGATCAGGTGTACGACATAGCAAAGTTGCTATGGGATCAGGGCAGGCGGGGCAAGAGTTTCAATCACGAGCGGGTAGGGCTGAACGCCAGGCCCAACCCTATCGGTGCTGCCCTGCTATGTGGGCAACTGGATCGCATAGAGGAGCTAACCGAGAAGAAGGAAGACCTCAACACATGGTACAGGGAGACGCTAGACGGGTGGCGCTTCCAAGAAGAGGCGCAGGGCGACGTGTTCCCCGCCTGGTGGCTGACTAACGTGCTCCTTCCCGAAGGCGTAGACCCTGACGCCGTGCATGACAAGTTGCTAGACCGGGGCATAGAGACCCGGCGCATGTTCCGCCCCATCTCCGGCCAGTTGATCCACGACCACCGGGGCGAGCGCCACGCTAGGCGCACCAGGCCGAACTCCTGGTACATCTACGACCACGCCCTCTCCCTGCCCAGCGCGGTGCAGATGACACGGGATGATGTGGCTGAGGTTAGCAAGGCACTGAAGGAGGCTGTCGATGCTATCCGATGA
- a CDS encoding DNA N-6-adenine-methyltransferase translates to MSLNRALFTSRSATWETPDAAYSELDAEYGFTIDVCAEPHTSKCKRYYTKEDDALGRSWAGEVCWMNPPYGRQIGRWVRKAYEESQGGATVVCLIPSRTDTAWWHDYVMRGEVYVIRGRLRFGDATNGAPFPSAVVVFKGVQL, encoded by the coding sequence GTGAGTCTCAATAGGGCACTGTTCACAAGCCGAAGCGCTACATGGGAGACTCCTGATGCGGCGTATTCCGAACTGGATGCGGAGTACGGTTTCACCATAGACGTATGTGCGGAGCCGCACACGTCTAAATGCAAGCGGTACTACACCAAGGAAGATGATGCTCTGGGGCGGTCGTGGGCGGGCGAAGTGTGCTGGATGAACCCGCCCTACGGGAGGCAAATAGGTCGGTGGGTTCGCAAGGCTTACGAAGAATCGCAAGGTGGAGCCACGGTTGTCTGCCTCATCCCGTCACGAACCGACACTGCCTGGTGGCATGACTATGTGATGCGAGGTGAGGTCTATGTAATTCGGGGGCGCTTGCGCTTCGGCGACGCTACCAACGGTGCACCGTTCCCTAGCGCGGTGGTCGTGTTCAAGGGCGTGCAACTGTGA
- a CDS encoding helix-turn-helix transcriptional regulator, translated as MARHVTKFGRWLHEMMREKGISSQSELGERLQVPPSSVTNWVRGYSLPTPENSAAIAKTFGVSVARAYEAMGRMRPVDETDYRDWIEALSAATPEQRSLILDYAQFVTARHSRAEAVAEADRAECRERG; from the coding sequence GTGGCACGTCATGTGACGAAGTTTGGGCGGTGGCTGCATGAGATGATGCGGGAGAAGGGGATATCGAGTCAGAGCGAACTCGGAGAACGCCTGCAGGTTCCCCCCAGCAGTGTCACCAATTGGGTCAGGGGCTACTCGCTTCCCACCCCAGAGAACTCGGCTGCCATAGCCAAGACCTTCGGGGTCAGTGTCGCCAGGGCCTACGAGGCGATGGGTCGGATGCGCCCCGTTGACGAGACCGACTATCGGGACTGGATCGAGGCGCTTTCGGCGGCTACGCCGGAACAGCGTAGTTTGATTCTGGACTACGCTCAATTCGTGACGGCCCGGCATAGTAGAGCCGAAGCTGTTGCAGAAGCGGACAGAGCGGAGTGCCGAGAACGAGGCTAA
- a CDS encoding phage terminase large subunit codes for MPRLEVHDVQARFIECPDRFTAYIGGIGSGKTYAGAIKAGMHCQPRTTGLVVAPCYHPSTEILTEKRGWVKFPDLREDDRVASLKNGKTLEYEKPLNHFDFPYDGDLLYVASQEIDLAVTPNHRCWVSFKHNGFGIRTAEEIYGKWDYRFAKTAEWNAEPICETEDWYEFLGFWFAEGYAESSKKKNRVVVTQKKDCAYVDDLMARNFPKFSKDARTGGGFNYTVYGKEIAKQFVRYGKAKTKAVPYWIKAAPASYLRAFLKGFIVGDGHAKKGKHDQTQMWTASRQLADDLQEIAFKAGFAANVSQTKDGMYYVGIRTAKRNFPSPNPEHWHKEHYTGRVYCVEVPSGIVYVRRNGKPVWCGNTYPMLRDATMKTFLDLIGSPAQLNRTEMKVSLPGNAEILFRSAENPDRLRGPNINWAWIDEAAMCDPFTWDIVIGRLRADGKAGPCWVTSTPKGRNWLYYKLDQMTVFRSKTMDNPYLAQEFVLSLQDAYNGLFADQELNAEFVSFEGLVYHLFNRESHVRDRNPAEMVRWFMGVDEGFTNPAVLLVVGVDGDGRVHVADEWYQRQQLQEAQVKAAAALKEKYPFEAVYVDRSAPGLVGALRKAGLPVREHNSKVLEGIREVQNYIATAGDGRPRLTVSPACPNTLAEFESYVWKTRDRGGHSVNVDEPDKTNDHALDALRYVVCALRRPQYKALEVGKPQFAGGR; via the coding sequence GTGCCCCGGTTAGAGGTACACGATGTACAGGCCAGATTCATAGAATGCCCGGACAGGTTTACTGCCTACATCGGTGGAATTGGGTCGGGCAAGACCTATGCCGGTGCTATAAAGGCCGGGATGCACTGCCAACCACGCACGACGGGGCTTGTGGTTGCACCATGCTACCACCCGTCCACCGAGATACTGACGGAGAAGCGGGGGTGGGTGAAGTTTCCCGACCTCCGCGAAGACGACCGGGTTGCTTCCCTGAAGAATGGGAAGACGCTTGAGTACGAGAAGCCGCTGAACCACTTCGACTTCCCCTACGATGGCGACCTGCTTTACGTCGCCTCGCAGGAGATAGACCTGGCGGTGACGCCCAATCACCGTTGCTGGGTGTCGTTCAAGCACAACGGGTTTGGCATCAGGACGGCAGAGGAAATCTACGGTAAGTGGGACTACCGCTTTGCCAAGACTGCCGAGTGGAACGCCGAGCCTATCTGCGAAACCGAAGACTGGTACGAGTTCCTTGGCTTCTGGTTCGCCGAGGGCTATGCCGAGTCTAGCAAGAAGAAGAACCGCGTTGTCGTCACGCAGAAGAAAGACTGCGCTTACGTTGACGACCTCATGGCTCGCAACTTCCCCAAGTTCTCCAAGGATGCTCGTACTGGCGGCGGTTTCAACTACACCGTCTACGGCAAGGAGATCGCCAAGCAGTTCGTCCGGTACGGCAAGGCCAAAACGAAGGCAGTGCCCTACTGGATCAAGGCTGCTCCGGCATCTTACCTACGGGCTTTCCTGAAGGGCTTTATCGTCGGGGACGGCCACGCCAAGAAGGGCAAGCACGACCAGACCCAGATGTGGACGGCTTCTAGGCAACTGGCAGATGACCTCCAGGAAATCGCCTTCAAGGCAGGTTTCGCCGCTAACGTCTCGCAGACGAAAGACGGCATGTACTACGTCGGCATCCGCACGGCCAAGCGTAACTTCCCTTCCCCAAACCCCGAACACTGGCACAAGGAGCACTACACTGGGCGGGTCTACTGCGTAGAGGTGCCAAGCGGGATTGTCTACGTTCGGCGCAACGGTAAGCCTGTCTGGTGCGGCAACACCTACCCCATGCTCCGCGATGCCACGATGAAGACGTTCCTGGACTTGATAGGCTCTCCGGCTCAACTGAACCGGACAGAGATGAAGGTGAGTCTTCCGGGGAACGCGGAGATTCTGTTTCGCTCGGCAGAGAACCCTGACCGGCTTCGAGGCCCGAACATCAACTGGGCCTGGATAGATGAGGCCGCCATGTGCGACCCCTTTACCTGGGACATCGTGATCGGGCGTCTGCGTGCCGATGGGAAGGCCGGGCCTTGCTGGGTGACTTCTACGCCCAAGGGCCGTAACTGGCTCTACTACAAGCTCGACCAGATGACGGTCTTCCGCTCGAAGACGATGGACAACCCCTACCTGGCGCAGGAGTTCGTCCTGTCGCTCCAGGACGCCTACAACGGCCTCTTCGCCGACCAGGAGTTGAACGCCGAGTTCGTCTCCTTCGAGGGCCTGGTCTACCACCTGTTCAATAGAGAGTCGCACGTCCGCGACCGCAACCCCGCCGAGATGGTGCGCTGGTTTATGGGAGTGGATGAGGGCTTTACCAACCCCGCCGTGCTGCTAGTGGTAGGGGTAGACGGGGACGGGCGAGTCCACGTCGCCGACGAGTGGTACCAGAGACAGCAGTTGCAGGAAGCCCAGGTCAAGGCGGCGGCGGCGCTCAAAGAGAAGTATCCCTTCGAGGCGGTCTATGTTGACCGCTCCGCTCCTGGCCTGGTGGGGGCTTTGCGCAAGGCGGGGCTGCCGGTGCGGGAGCACAACTCGAAGGTGCTGGAGGGCATCCGGGAAGTGCAGAACTACATCGCCACTGCCGGTGATGGTCGCCCCCGCCTCACCGTGTCCCCTGCCTGCCCCAACACCCTCGCCGAGTTTGAGTCCTACGTCTGGAAGACGCGGGATCGGGGCGGGCACAGCGTGAACGTGGATGAGCCGGACAAGACCAACGACCACGCCCTTGACGCCCTGCGCTATGTCGTCTGCGCCCTGCGTCGGCCCCAGTACAAGGCCCTGGAAGTGGGTAAGCCTCAGTTTGCCGGAGGAAGATAG